Proteins from a single region of Carassius gibelio isolate Cgi1373 ecotype wild population from Czech Republic chromosome A5, carGib1.2-hapl.c, whole genome shotgun sequence:
- the LOC128009744 gene encoding D(1) dopamine receptor-like, producing the protein MVNQTKGYVSELITRSTTAFLLFIFVLSTFLGNALVCTAVVRFRHLRSKVAYVFVVSLAVSDLLVASLVMPWKAAADIVGFWPFGSFCEVWIAFDIMCSTASILNLCIISVDRYWAIAIPLSYEQKMTRRVAFVMIGVAWMLSILISFIPVQLSWHKSLRHKEDLGEIGEKCDASLNRTYAITSSLISFYIPVSIMIVTYTRIFLIAQRQIRRISMQECTIKHVQSCQSCNKAPEEKLKSAFKRETKVLKTLSMIMGVFVCCWLPFFILNCMVPFCDPGLHNTGQIPCVNKTTFDVFVWCGWANSTLNPVVYAFNAEFRKAFSSLLGCGKLCSRNTVQTVDFSNELVSYHRDSTNLQDIHLFSHPCLHPHAVREESDKDICFDTVSKMAEVHYETECTFVYGERTHMLSHGETELSLDKIIPFTKEDDLASLEHVAHNESESPSISGIL; encoded by the coding sequence ATGGTAAACCAGACTAAAGGTTATGTCTCAGAATTAATAACTCGCTCCACGACTGCTTTTCTGCTTTTCATTTTTGTGCTCTCCACCTTTCTAGGGAATGCTCTGGTGTGCACCGCAGTGGTACGGTTCCGTCATCTGCGCTCCAAAGTGGCGTATGTGTTTGTAGTGTCTTTGGCTGTCTCAGATCTTTTAGTAGCCTCTCTTGTAATGCCGTGGAAGGCAGCCGCTGACATTGTGGGTTTCTGGCCATTCGGCAGTTTCTGTGAAGTATGGATAGCCTTTGACATCATGTGTTCCACTGCCTCCATTCTTAATCTGTGCATCATAAGTGTGGATCGTTACTGGGCTATTGCTATCCCTTTGAGCTACGAGCAGAAAATGACAAGAAGAGTAGCATTTGTCATGATTGGAGTGGCATGGATGCTCTCTATTCTGATCTCATTCATTCCTGTGCAGCTGAGTTGGCATAAGAGTCTGCGCCATAAAGAAGACCTGGGAGAAATCGGTGAAAAGTGTGATGCCAGTTTAAACCGCACTTATGCCATCACTTCATCTCTAATCAGCTTCTACATCCCTGTCTCCATAATGATTGTCACATACACTCGCATCTTTCTTATAGCGCAAAGGCAGATCCGAAGGATATCAATGCAAGAGTGTACCATTAAGCATGTTCAGTCCTGCCAGAGCTGCAATAAAGCACCTGAAGAGAAGTTAAAAAGCGCATTTAAGAGGGAAACCAAAGTCCTGAAAACCCTGTCGATGATCATGGGCGTGTTTGTCTGTTGTTGGCTCCCTTTCTTCATTCTCAACTGCATGGTGCCATTTTGTGACCCTGGCCTCCACAACACCGGACAGATCCCATGTGTCAATAAGACGACTTTTGATGTTTTCGTGTGGTGTGGATGGGCAAACTCTACCTTGAATCCTGtagtttatgcatttaatgcagAATTCCGCAAAGCTTTCTCCAGTCTCTTGGGATGTGGGAAGTTGTGCTCTCGGAATACTGTGCAAACGGTTGACTTCAGCAATGAGCTGGTGTCGTACCATCGCGACTCCACAAACCTTCAAGACATTCACCTCTTCAGTCACCCATGTCTGCATCCGCATGCTGTCAGGGAGGAAAGTGATAAAGATATATGCTTTGATACAGTGTCAAAGATGGCTGAAGTCCATTATGAAACGGAATGTACCTTTGTATATGGGGAAAGGACTCATATGCTAAGTCATGGAGAAACAGAATTATCATTGGATAAAATCATACCATTTACAAAAGAGGATGATTTAGCATCTCTTGAACATGTGGCTCATAATGAAAGTGAATCTCCTAGTATATCTGGAATATTGTga
- the LOC128009917 gene encoding histone H1 — protein MAETAPAPAAAPAKAPKKKTVKAKKPGPGVSDLIVKAVTASKERKGVSLAALKKALAGGGYDVEKNNSRIKIALKSLVKKGALVQTKGTGASGSFKLSKKPAAKKPVKKVVAKPKKPAVKKKAAAKVAKPKKVAVKKPAPKKSPKKVKKPAAPKKAAKSPKKVKKPAVKKVAKSPKKVKAVKPKAAKPKATKAKKTAAKKK, from the coding sequence ATGGCAGAAACTGCTCCTGCTCCCGCGGCTGCTCCGGCCAAAGCCCCGAAGAAGAAGACGGTAAAGGCGAAAAAGCCTGGACCAGGCGTGTCAGACCTTATCGTGAAGGCGGTTACCGCTTCCAAAGAGCGCAAAGGAGTTTCCCTGGCGGCTCTGAAGAAGGCTTTGGCAGGTGGTGGATACGACGTTGAGAAAAACAACTCTCGCATCAAGATTGCTTTGAAATCTCTGGTGAAAAAGGGGGCGCTTGTTCAAACTAAAGGCACCGGAGCATCCGGATCTTTCAAGCTGAGCAAGAAACCAGCCGCCAAGAAGCCCGTTAAGAAAGTTGTGGCGAAACCGAAGAAACCAGCCGTGAAGAAGAAGGCGGCAGCCAAGGTGGCGAAGCCCAAAAAGGTAGCAGTAAAGAAACCTGCCCCGAAGAAGTCTCCCAAAAAAGTGAAGAAACCGGCTGCGCCCAAGAAAGCCGCCAAAAGCCCGAAGAAAGTAAAGAAACCGGCCGTGAAGAAAGTTGCAAAGAGTCCTAAGAAGGTCAAAGCAGTGAAGCCTAAAGCCGCAAAGCCCAAGGCTACCAAGGCGAAGAAGACGGCCGCTAAGAAGAAATAG
- the LOC128014988 gene encoding histone H4 — MSGRGKGGKGLGKGGAKRHRKVLRDNIQGITKPAIRRLARRGGVKRISGLIYEETRGVLKVFLENVIRDAVTYTEHAKRKTVTAMDVVYALKRQGRTLYGFGG; from the coding sequence ATGTCTGGCCGAGGAAAAGGCGGTAAGGGGCTTGGAAAAGGTGGTGCAAAACGTCACCGCAAAGTCTTGAGAGATAACATTCAAGGAATCACAAAACCAGCTATTCGCCGTCTAGCGCGTCGTGGAGGTGTGAAGCGTATTTCTGGACTGATCTATGAAGAGACAAGAGGTGTACTGAAAGTGTTTCTTGAGAATGTTATTCGTGATGCTGTAACATACACCGAGCACGCCAAGCGCAAGACTGTGACCGCTATGGACGTAGTATACGCTCTGAAGCGTCAAGGCCGTACGCTGTATGGTTTTGGTGGTTAA
- the LOC128009851 gene encoding lysosomal membrane ascorbate-dependent ferrireductase CYB561A3 gives MRGIVAFYLTYLPCLILGIICVALVVHWNYSYRGGFAWDGSANHFNWHPVLMVTGMVVLYGNAVIVYRIPLTWGHNKLPWKLLHAGLLLLSFILSVIGLCAVFDFHNANNIPNLYSLHSWVGICTTALFTVQWVMGFTTFLLPCTPMSTRAFIKPTHVWMGGIILVLSIVSCISGINEKLFFALKGNTNGTLSYSTLPPEAITANSLGVIIIAFGLVVLKILSNQIWQRPEPGYEEGVYQPLGYDGS, from the exons ATGAGAGGAATTGTTGCATTTTACCTAACCTATTTGCCATGCCTGATACTGGGGATCATCTGTGTGGCATTGGTAGTTCACTGGAATTACAGCTATCGAGGTGGATTTGCATGGGACGGCTCAGCCAACCACTTCAACTGGCACCCAGTCTTAATGGTCACTGGTATGGTGGTGCTTTATGGGAATG CGGTCATAGTGTATCGTATTCCTCTGACTTGGGGTCACAATAAGCTCCCGTGGAAGCTGTTACATGCTGGACTTCTGCTCCTTTCTTTCATTCTGTCTGTTATCGGGCTTTGTGCCGTGTTCGACTTCCACAATGCAAACAACATACCCAACCTTTATTCCCTCCATAGCTGGGTGGGGATTTGTACCACTGCACTTTTTACTGTACAG TGGGTTATGGGTTTTACCACGTTCCTCTTACCCTGCACTCCAATGTCAACACGTGCTTTTATAAAGCCAACTCATGTTTGGATGGGAGGAATCATCTTGGTACTGAGCATTGTGTCCTGCATCTCAGGGATCAACGAAAAGCTCTTTTTTGCACT AAAAGGAAACACCAATGGCACACTGTCTTATTCCACATTACCACCAGAGGCAATAACTGCAAATTCATTGGGGGTCATCATTATAGCATTTGGATTGGTTGTTTTGAAAATCTTATCCAATCAGATATGGCAGCGTCCTGAGCCAGGCTATGAAGAGGGAGTTTACCAG CCGCTGGGGTATGATGGAAGCTGA